GCGTGCGGAGAAGTTCGCGCGCGACTTCGGGGTGCGGCCGTTCTCCGACTTGACCACGCTGTTCCGCGAAACCGGCGCCGAAGCGCTGCTGGTTGCTACGCCGCATCCGCTGCATGCCGCCGCCGTGCTCGCCGCGGCCGAGGCCGGCGCGCACGCGCTGGTCGAGAAACCGTTGGCGGCCAGCTTGGAAGATTGCGATCGGATGCTCGACGCCGTGCGGCGGGCCGGAGTGAAGCTCGGCGTGATCAGCCAGCGCCGCCTCTACGAGCCGGTGCAGCGGATGAAGCAGGCCATCGATGCGGGCAAAATCGGCCGGCCGGTGCTCGGCGTCTTCTCGATGTTTTCCTGGCGCGACGAAGCCTACTATGCCTCGGATCCCTGGCGCGGCAAATGGTCGACGGAAGGGGGCGGCGTGCTCGTCAATCAGTCGCCGCACCAACTCGATATTCTGCAATGGCTCATGGGGGAGATCGACGAAGTGTCCGGCTATTGGGCCAACTTGAATCATCCTTATATCGAAGTCGAAGATACCGCCGTGGCGATGATTCGCTTCCGCTCCGGCGGGCTAGCCACGATCACGACCAGTCTCGCGCAGAAGCCCGGCCTGTTTACCAAGGTCCACATTCATGGCTCCAACGGCGCGAGCGTCGGCGTCGAGACCGATCGTGGAGCGACGTTCGTCGCCGGCATGTCGGAGATCGCCGAGCCGGCGCTGAACGATCTTTGGACGATTTCCGGCGAAGAACATCTGCTCGCCGAGTTTCAGGCGACGGATCGGGCCCGCTTTCGCGAAATCAAACCGACCGAGCATTATCACGCGCTGCAGATTCAAGATTTTCTGCAAGCGATACGGGACGATCGCCCGCCGCTCGTCACGGGCGACGAAGGACGGATCGTCGTGGCGATGTTCGCCGCGATCTATCAGTCGCAACGAGACCACGGCCCGGTGAAAATGCCGCTCCCCTATTGATTCGTGAGCTTCGTCCTTGGTTCGGCTTGTTGCTCGGCCAGCTTCTTGCGAAACGCCGCTTCCTTCGTCGCGACGTAGGCTCCATAGCCTTGCGGATCGAGGAACGGATTTCCCGGTGCTTTCTTTTCGAGCCGCTCATGCTTGGCGAGCATGTCGTAGTAGTTGCCGTGGGCGCCGAGGAAGACGTCGCACTGCAGGCTCTTCAGCACGGTAAAGGTTTGCGTGTAATCGGCCGCGATGGTCGGGTAGTCGGCGTTGTCGACCAAGCGGTAGCCGGGGTTTACGTTCGGGCTGCCGATCACGACGACGTCGAGCGTTTTGCCGTCGACCGTTTCCTTCCAAGTCCAGGTCGTGCAGCCGCGCGTATGGCCGGGAGTGCGCCGCGCTACGAGCGTCGTCCCTCCGAGCTTCACTTCGTCGCCGTCTTTCAAGACGCGATCGACCGGGCATTCGGGCCAGCGGCTATCGGCATAGAGATATTGTCCTGCGCCTCCCGCGCTGATGACGCCGTCGTCTCCCTGCATCACCAGCACCTTCGCGCCGGTGAGGGCGCGCATCTTCGCATGCCCGGCGACGTGGTCGGAATGGGCATGACTGGCGAGCAGGTACTTCACATCGCTCAACTTGAAGCCGAGCGATTCGACGGCGCCGCGAATGAGCGGCACCGTCTCCTCGAAGCTGCTGTTGATGAGGAAGTGCCCGTCGGGTGTCGTGATCAGGAAGCTCGCCAACTCTTGCGAGCCGACGTAGTAGGTATTGCCGGCGACGCGATGCGCGGGAAACGGAGCATCGGCCCGAGCGACGCCGACATCGATGCCGACGCAAGCGAACAAGCTCAACGCGACGAACGAAAAGAGACGCACCATAGAAAAGCTCTCGGCTTGAATTCGAGTTGCCTAGATCTGCCCGGGAAAGGGCCTTACTCACGGACTTTTCCGAAGCTCCAGCATCGCTTCGGCCATCGCTTTGCCGATGCGATTGAACCAGATCGCGCTTCCCAGATAGTGATAGCCGTGGTCCCCTCCGACGAGCTTCCATTGCTCGAAGTTGTCGCGCCAAGTGGGATACAGTTCTTCGGCCGCGCGATCGACGAGCAGGTCGGTGCGAAAAGCCTTGACGTTGCCTTGGAACTCCGGCACGTCGTTCATCGAAAGTTGCGCGTTGCGAATCGTCAGCATCGCTCCGGCCGCCGGCTTCGAGCCGTTTTGCCCCATCGCTGCGATCACGAACGGCAACTTCGGCGCGTGCAGATCCTTGCGCACGTCTTGAATGAAATGCCGCATGTTCGAGGCGTATTCGTTCTCGGCTCCGTACTGGTCGTTCCAACCTTGGAACCAGACGAAGCCCGTGAGTTCCGGAGTTCGACCCTTGAGTTCCGGAAAGATCGTCGCGTAGTCGTGCATCACGGCGCCGACTTCAGTCATCATATTTCGATAGGAAGATCCGTAATCGCGTTTGATCTCATCCATGGTCGGCAGCGGATCTCTTTTTTTGTTCTTTTCGTTGTTCTTCGCGA
Above is a window of Planctomycetia bacterium DNA encoding:
- a CDS encoding Gfo/Idh/MocA family oxidoreductase encodes the protein MKKIRTALVGCGKVGRIHASALSHSAEAEFVAVCDHAFERAEKFARDFGVRPFSDLTTLFRETGAEALLVATPHPLHAAAVLAAAEAGAHALVEKPLAASLEDCDRMLDAVRRAGVKLGVISQRRLYEPVQRMKQAIDAGKIGRPVLGVFSMFSWRDEAYYASDPWRGKWSTEGGGVLVNQSPHQLDILQWLMGEIDEVSGYWANLNHPYIEVEDTAVAMIRFRSGGLATITTSLAQKPGLFTKVHIHGSNGASVGVETDRGATFVAGMSEIAEPALNDLWTISGEEHLLAEFQATDRARFREIKPTEHYHALQIQDFLQAIRDDRPPLVTGDEGRIVVAMFAAIYQSQRDHGPVKMPLPY
- a CDS encoding sialate O-acetylesterase produces the protein FHFHVPLLVASVLACSAVSAAELPVKVFILAGQSNMEGKAPNALLDHQATDAKTKELFAHLRRDDRWIVRDDVFIKFLDRRGPLTVGFGSPGRTGPELEFGTVMGNHFDEPVLLIKTAWGGHSLYKSFRSPSAGYPSEETLRKELEQAQTKVAKNNEKNKKRDPLPTMDEIKRDYGSSYRNMMTEVGAVMHDYATIFPELKGRTPELTGFVWFQGWNDQYGAENEYASNMRHFIQDVRKDLHAPKLPFVIAAMGQNGSKPAAGAMLTIRNAQLSMNDVPEFQGNVKAFRTDLLVDRAAEELYPTWRDNFEQWKLVGGDHGYHYLGSAIWFNRIGKAMAEAMLELRKSP
- the bla gene encoding subclass B3 metallo-beta-lactamase, producing the protein MVRLFSFVALSLFACVGIDVGVARADAPFPAHRVAGNTYYVGSQELASFLITTPDGHFLINSSFEETVPLIRGAVESLGFKLSDVKYLLASHAHSDHVAGHAKMRALTGAKVLVMQGDDGVISAGGAGQYLYADSRWPECPVDRVLKDGDEVKLGGTTLVARRTPGHTRGCTTWTWKETVDGKTLDVVVIGSPNVNPGYRLVDNADYPTIAADYTQTFTVLKSLQCDVFLGAHGNYYDMLAKHERLEKKAPGNPFLDPQGYGAYVATKEAAFRKKLAEQQAEPRTKLTNQ